One region of Cheilinus undulatus linkage group 4, ASM1832078v1, whole genome shotgun sequence genomic DNA includes:
- the LOC121508508 gene encoding N-acetylmuramoyl-L-alanine amidase-like yields MAVVGLSFFVVAFSFLVTIHSRPAGIHLRNMDSFIQAVQQVEDSNPGLSPLALVRALRRTAGHDDMMTIHFLGSSYNLSDDEVLKTAILNASSFSFFDKAIHHIVTNQGEERGVVLAPDGTTVALAPLLLGIESGLMAKSERTPAVGIFPLTLGRTLGLSFLSLQDFPAPSRLGPNGCWDNVESPKVFKLSRPPTLATDAVISGGMDGAILGTDISNLPASEQPQPLSEILRGFYRFNLSEEQGLDAVTSHISPRRREISRSILEPLDLYNQVMETLTLVWRLEKTEWFAQDTGVGKAVKDGLQAFVHKYWDCPQIIPRCQWGAEDLRGTPIPLSLPLQFLYVHHTYQPSSPCVTFPSCSRNMRSMQRFHQDDRGWNDIGYSFVVGSDGYIYEGSGWTIRGTHTRGRNSLGYGVSIIGNYTATLPSRHAMDLLRHHLTRCAVDGGKLAANFTIQGHRQVVNYTTCPGEAFFSEIRNWEQFRD; encoded by the exons ATGGCAGTAGTTGGACTGTCCTTTTTTGTTGTGGCTTTTTCCTTCTTAGTTACTATTCACAGCAGGCCAGCAG GGATCCACCTGCGTAACATGGACAGCTTCATCCAAGCTGTTCAGCAGGTGGAAGACTCAAACCCCGGTCTTTCACCTCTGGCTCTGGTCAGGGCCCTGCGGAGGACTGCAGGCCATGATGACATGATGACCATCCATTTCTTGGGCTCCTCTTATAATCTGAGTGATGATGAGGTGCTAAAGACGGCCATCCTCAATGCCTCTTCCTTTAGCTTTTTTGACAAGGCCATCCACCACATTGTGACAAACCAAGGAGAGGAACGAGGGGTGGTACTTGCTCCAGATGGCACCACAGTGGCCCTAGCACCTTTACTGCTGGGAATTGAATCAGGACTTATGGCCAAGAGTGAGAGGACACCAGCTGTTGGGATCTTCCCCCTCACCTTAGGCAGGACACTAGGTCTGTCCTTCTTAAGCCTCCAGGACTTCCCAGCACCTAGTCGTCTGGGGCCTAACGGGTGCTGGGACAATGTAGAAAGCCCCAAGGTGTTCAAGCTCTCTCGTCCGCCCACTCTGGCCACTGATGCTGTTATTAGTGGAGGCATGGATGGCGCTATACTGGGCACAGACATTAGTAACTTACCTGCATCTGAACAGCCACAGCCTCTCAGTGAGATCTTAAGAGGATTCTACAGATTCAACCTGAGTGAAGAGCAGGGCCTCGATGCTGTGACCAGCCATATTAGCCCAAGGAGAAGAGAGATCTCTAGATCTATTTTGGAGCCGCTGGATCTTTACAACCAGGTGATGGAGACGCTAACATTAGTGTGGAGGTTAGAGAAGACAGAATGGTTTGCACAAGATACTGGAGTGGGGAAGGCAGTGAAGGATGGATTGCAGGCCTTTGTGCATAAATACTGGG ACTGCCCTCAGATCATCCCTCGATGTCAGTGGGGCGCGGAAGATTTACGCGGCACACCCATCCCGTTGTCTCTGCCCCTCCAGTTCCTCTATGTTCATCACACCTACCAGCCATCTTCCCCATGTGTAACCTTCCCAAGCTGCTCTCGCAACATGAGATCCATGCAGAGATTTCACCAGGATGATCGTGGCTGGAATGACATAGGATACAG CTTTGTGGTTGGCTCAGATGGCTACATCTATGAGGGCAGTGGTTGGACTATCCGTGGCACACACACCAGGGGGCGCAACTCGTTGGGGTATGGCGTGTCAATTATTGGTAATTACACTGCCACCCTGCCGTCTCGCCACGCCATGGACCTGCTGCGTCATCATCTTACCCGGTGTGCAGTAGATGGAGGAAAACTTGCAGCCAACTTCACCATCCAGGGCCACAGACAGGTGGTGAACTACACTACATGTCCTGGAGAAGCATTCTTTTCAGAGATAAGAAACTGGGAACAATTCAGGGACTGA
- the trappc5 gene encoding trafficking protein particle complex subunit 5: protein METRFTRGKSALLERPLSRPKTEVSVSAFALLFSEMVQYCQRQVYSVSELQARLSELGHRVGGSLLDVLLLREKNAKRETKVLNILLFIKVTVWRALFGKEADKLEQANEDDKTYYIIEKEPLVNTFISVPKDNSSLNCAAFTGGIVEAILTHSGFPAKVTVHWHKGTTLMIKFDEAVITRDKALEGK, encoded by the exons ATGGAGACTCGCTTCACCCGAGGCAAGTCTGCTTTATTGGAGCGACCTCTGAGCCGACCAAAGACCGAAGTGAGTGTGAGCGCCTTCGCCCTGCTGTTCTCGGAAATGGTGCAGTACTGTCAGAGGCAGGTGTACTCTGTGTCCGAGCTGCAGGCTCGGCTGTCGGAGCTGGGTCACCGGGTTGGAGGCAGCCTGCTAGACGTGCTGTTGCTGAGAGAGAAGAACGCCAAGAGGGAGACCAAAGTACTCAATATACTGCTGTTTATCAAG GTAACGGTGTGGAGAGCTTTGTTTGGCAAGGAGGCAGACAAGCTGGAGCAGGCCAACGAAGATGACAAGACCTACTACATCATTGAAAAGGAGCCCCTGGTCAACACTTTCATCTCTGTTCCTAAGGACAACAGCAGCTTGAACTGTGCTGCCTTCACAGGAGGAATCGTGGAGGCAATCCTCACCCACAGCGGCTTCCCTGCCAAGGTCACCGTCCACTGGCACAAGGGCACGACTCTCATGATCAAGTTTGATGAGGCGGTGATCACCcgagacaaagcactggaggGAAAATAG